In Paenibacillus sp. FSL M7-0420, a single genomic region encodes these proteins:
- a CDS encoding sensor domain-containing diguanylate cyclase codes for MSEQEAYGHKDRDSRMLLQDMRQSGGEDVDPAAWLKETDIVSHDFPYAASLIAESFREWQGQGVPSFAKAWSWCVLNYEGDWIEPGSEFRQGRWRAEWEEAAGICLQTGGMYAAEVLEEGQAYSLLALPVFTRGHREIFAVLGCRMPAEQYESGGKHTAEAMSMHFQTCFYHRFEHVFVSDLAGIHLHAEREGSRRSLLFQIVQRMHDNIDVDAVLTEVIDSIAAMYPGARLDLFMSQDHRSTHPQVKPLPLTWAGNDVCDRAFKDGRVTLHAGRDENGTVEVGLPLGGKQGVYGVFHMIMDKASFHELDLSFLTMVADTAGTAFENAKLYERSNQLIRELRMSNELTQRLNQSLRLGDIFQFAFEELLAMFEADYCCILHKNEERGGLEVIACNYLPLLGEILDGSQGLGGKVYATGEPLLVSDYKYAAGQTSTLMDATGSQSLIATPLNVGGEVRGAIMLAHKQAHFFSYDSYRLLQAMAGHIGLAVGNARLHAEVHRLANRDTLTGLFARHYLDEEIKQRQSSDFCGTLIVVDIDQFKMVNDTYGHQKGDKILKQVSDIVKTSIRQGDVAARWGGEELAVYLPQLGVQQAVFVGERIRKRVMGETEPRVTVSCGVAEWSWTDDRVSVESLFYRADMALYEAKNNGRNQVVIDNKTVENNSKNPWA; via the coding sequence ATGTCAGAGCAGGAGGCATACGGCCATAAGGATCGGGACAGCCGTATGCTGTTACAGGACATGAGGCAATCCGGCGGAGAAGATGTAGATCCCGCCGCCTGGCTGAAGGAGACGGATATCGTGTCTCACGATTTCCCCTACGCCGCCAGCTTGATTGCCGAGAGCTTCAGGGAATGGCAAGGACAGGGAGTCCCCTCCTTCGCGAAGGCCTGGAGCTGGTGTGTGCTGAATTATGAAGGTGATTGGATTGAGCCCGGCTCTGAATTCCGGCAGGGGCGCTGGAGAGCAGAGTGGGAAGAAGCGGCGGGAATCTGCCTGCAGACAGGCGGGATGTATGCCGCCGAGGTTCTGGAGGAAGGACAAGCCTATTCACTTCTGGCTTTGCCGGTATTTACGCGCGGGCACCGGGAAATCTTTGCCGTGCTTGGCTGCAGAATGCCTGCTGAGCAGTACGAGTCGGGCGGGAAGCATACGGCTGAAGCCATGTCGATGCATTTCCAGACCTGCTTTTATCACCGGTTTGAGCATGTGTTTGTCTCGGATCTTGCGGGAATTCATCTGCATGCCGAGCGTGAGGGCAGCCGCCGTTCGCTGCTTTTTCAGATTGTCCAGCGTATGCATGACAACATTGATGTAGATGCCGTGCTGACGGAGGTCATTGACAGTATCGCTGCGATGTATCCGGGGGCGCGGCTTGATTTGTTCATGTCCCAGGACCACCGCAGCACGCATCCTCAGGTCAAGCCGCTTCCGCTGACATGGGCAGGCAATGATGTCTGTGACCGGGCCTTCAAGGATGGGCGGGTCACGCTTCATGCCGGGCGTGATGAGAACGGGACTGTTGAGGTAGGGCTTCCGCTCGGCGGCAAGCAGGGGGTATACGGTGTGTTTCATATGATTATGGACAAGGCGTCCTTCCATGAGCTGGATCTTAGCTTCCTGACCATGGTCGCGGATACCGCCGGTACCGCCTTTGAGAATGCGAAGCTGTATGAACGCTCCAACCAGCTGATCAGGGAGCTGCGCATGAGCAATGAGCTTACCCAGCGGCTGAATCAGAGCCTCAGGCTCGGCGATATTTTCCAGTTTGCCTTCGAAGAGCTGCTGGCAATGTTCGAGGCGGATTATTGCTGTATCCTCCATAAGAATGAAGAGCGCGGCGGGCTTGAGGTTATCGCCTGCAATTATCTGCCGCTGCTGGGTGAAATATTGGATGGCAGTCAGGGACTCGGCGGTAAGGTCTATGCTACGGGAGAGCCGCTGCTGGTCTCCGATTACAAGTATGCTGCGGGGCAGACCTCGACGCTGATGGATGCTACCGGCTCACAGTCGCTGATCGCTACTCCGCTGAATGTGGGGGGAGAGGTGCGGGGAGCCATTATGCTGGCGCATAAGCAGGCCCACTTCTTCTCCTATGACAGCTACCGGCTGCTGCAGGCGATGGCCGGTCATATCGGGCTGGCTGTCGGAAATGCGAGGCTTCATGCCGAGGTGCACCGCCTGGCGAACCGGGATACGCTGACCGGACTTTTTGCCCGCCACTATCTGGATGAAGAGATTAAGCAGCGGCAGTCGAGTGATTTTTGCGGAACCCTGATTGTGGTGGACATTGACCAGTTCAAGATGGTGAACGATACCTATGGACATCAGAAGGGGGACAAAATCCTGAAGCAGGTCAGCGACATCGTGAAGACCTCGATCCGCCAGGGGGATGTCGCCGCCAGATGGGGCGGAGAAGAGCTTGCAGTCTATCTGCCTCAGCTTGGGGTGCAGCAGGCCGTATTCGTAGGGGAACGTATCCGCAAGCGTGTGATGGGAGAGACAGAGCCGCGTGTGACCGTGTCCTGCGGGGTCGCCGAGTGGAGCTGGACCGATGACCGGGTCAGTGTCGAATCTCTCTTTTACCGGGCGGATATGGCGCTCTACGAGGCCAAGAACAACGGGCGCAACCAGGTAGTGATCGATAACAAAACCGTAGAGAATAATTCGAAGAATCCTTGGGCTTAG
- a CDS encoding aminopeptidase, translating into MNDPRIQKLAANLVGYSVNVQPGENVLVEMIGSERDLIKAVVEEVGKAGGRAFVQLTDRTVLRSMLKYATPEGIKTWAEIDLNRMKQMDCYIGIRAGENVNDLSDVPEENMKLYNSLYSHPVHSEQRVKHTKWVVLRYPNASMAQLANTSTEAFEDFYFEVCNLDYAKMDKAQDSLAELMRRTDKVRISGPGTDLTFSIKGIGAEKCSGQKNIPDGEVYSAPVRDSVNGTISYNAASIYNGVTFENVKFMFENGRITEASSNDTARLNEILDSDDGARHIGEFAIGFNPYILHPMKDILFDEKIAGSLHFTPGQAYDVTDNGNRSSIHWDLVLIQRPDYGGGEIYFDDVLIRKDGIFVVPELEGLNPENLK; encoded by the coding sequence ATGAATGATCCCCGGATTCAAAAGCTTGCGGCGAACCTTGTAGGTTACTCCGTAAACGTACAGCCCGGCGAGAATGTGCTCGTCGAAATGATCGGCAGTGAACGAGATTTGATCAAAGCCGTTGTGGAGGAAGTGGGGAAGGCCGGAGGCCGTGCATTTGTGCAGCTGACCGACCGCACTGTTCTGCGCAGTATGCTCAAATATGCAACACCTGAAGGCATCAAGACCTGGGCGGAGATCGACCTGAACCGGATGAAGCAGATGGACTGCTATATCGGCATCCGTGCCGGTGAGAATGTCAATGATCTGTCCGATGTGCCGGAAGAGAACATGAAGCTCTACAACTCCCTGTATTCCCACCCGGTACATAGCGAGCAGCGCGTCAAGCACACCAAATGGGTGGTGCTGCGTTATCCTAACGCCAGTATGGCTCAGCTCGCCAACACGAGCACTGAGGCCTTCGAGGACTTTTACTTCGAGGTCTGCAATCTGGATTATGCCAAAATGGATAAGGCCCAGGATTCATTGGCTGAGCTTATGCGCAGAACCGACAAGGTGCGTATATCCGGTCCCGGAACAGACCTTACATTCTCCATCAAGGGAATCGGGGCGGAGAAATGCTCCGGCCAGAAAAATATCCCGGACGGAGAAGTGTACAGCGCACCTGTCCGGGATTCCGTGAATGGAACGATCAGCTATAATGCCGCATCGATCTATAACGGGGTGACCTTCGAGAATGTGAAGTTTATGTTCGAGAACGGCCGGATCACAGAGGCTTCCAGCAATGATACCGCGCGGCTGAATGAAATTCTGGATTCCGACGACGGAGCGCGCCATATCGGTGAGTTCGCCATCGGCTTCAACCCTTATATTCTGCATCCGATGAAGGATATTCTGTTCGATGAGAAAATTGCCGGCAGTCTGCACTTCACACCGGGCCAGGCGTATGATGTGACGGACAACGGCAACCGTTCGTCCATTCACTGGGACCTCGTGCTGATTCAGCGTCCTGATTACGGCGGCGGCGAAATTTACTTCGACGA